The region TGGACGGCGAGCGTGGGCCGCTGGTCCCCGATGATGCGCGCGTCCCGGAGCCCGAGCGTCAGCCACGGCCCCTCGGGGCCGCCGGGGCGGGAGAGCAGGGCGTCGTGCCCGGGGATGATCAGCCCGACCCCCTTCCAGGACCGGGGGAGGTGCAGCCGCGCCAGGTCGGGGACGAGGTGGCGCAGGTCGTCCAGCAGCCGTTCGGTGAACTCGGAGCCGTGGGCCCGCCGCAGCGAGCCCGGGTCCAGGTCCACGTGCACTCCGGCGGCCGCGCAGGCACCGCGCCAGTCCCCGGCCAGCCGGCGTTCCTCCGCCCGTTCGATCGCCTCGCGCGGGACTCCGTACAGGCGGCCCTTGCGGAGTCCTGCCGCGCGCCACGGCTCGTGCGACGCCGACGGGCGCCGGTGTCGGGAAGGAAAGGTCTTCATGGCGGCCTCCAATGGCGGGGGGTTCGCTCCCCCCGGGAGACGCTCCCGGCGCCCGTCCGGTTCTCCGACCACCAGCCCCGGGCTCACCCCCAGGAGCCGGCGTCGCGCATGGGCGACGCCGGTACCCGTCTCCGTGCTCACGGGTCCGCCGGCGGGCCGCCCTCCTCACGCAGGGCCGCCAGGGCGCCCTGCTGTTCCGCCTCTATACGTGCGGTATCGGCGGCAGCGATCGTGTTCGCCTCAGGGGAGAGGAACCACGGGTCGAGCCGTTCGACCTCCGTCAGGATCTCCAGCCAATGGCGAGCCTTCACCCGCTACCGTCCTTTCCGTGCTCAAGGGCACCCTGTTCGTGACAGGGGCCTTGTCGCGATACCTGTCGCTCCACCGGTCGGGCATGCCGCCCGCGGCCAGGATCACCGCCCGCCGCGCAGCATAAGGGCGCCCGTACGCCCGGCTCAGGCGAACGGGGAAACCGGTCCGTGAGAGGTCTCCGCGGCCGCTTCCAGGAGACGCCTCCGGAGGGAGGTGTTCACGGCCTCCGTCCTGTTCAGCCGGGGGTCATGCCCAGTCCGGCCACTGCACCGGGCCGTGCGTCGCTCCGCCTTCCATGTCCAGCAGGGTCTTCTTCAGGTCGGGGTCGGCGTTCCACCTGCCGATGCGGTCCAGCGGGATCTCTCCGCTGAGGTCCTCGGCGCGGAAGTCCGCGCTGGCGGCGAGCAGGCGGGGGAGCAGCACCGCGTGGTCCAGCAGGGCAAGGTGGTGCTGCAGGGTCTGTCCGCCCGCGTTGCGGATGTTCGGGTCCCCGCCCTCGTCCAGGTACTGCAGGACGGCGTCGGTGTCGCCGTGCCCGACCCGCTCGAACAGGTCGTCCCGGCGTTCCCGCAGCGCCCGGGGCAGCCACCCGCCCCCGGTCGCCCAGGTCTCCCGGACGGCGTGACAACCGCTCGCGCGCCCGCCGAATGCCCGCAGGGAGGCCTCCCGGGTCTGCTCCGCTCCGTCGTGCGGGATCTTCAGGCCGGTCCGGGTGGGGGTGACCTCGTGCCATTCGCCCCGGCAGCGGATCCGCACCGGGGAACGGTCGGCGAAGGCGGGCTCCGGCGGCGTGCCGGGGACGTGTTCAGGGGCGATCGCCTCGCGGACCAGGGGGTGCAGCTCCTCGGGGGACATGCCGTCGCGGAGCACGTCGATGTCCGGCGGCCGCGCCCAGCACACCTCCGGAAGCACCGGCGTTTCCTCTGCGGTCTCCATGTCGAACTCGGCGAAACCGGCTCGTACGGTGTCCCCGGTCAGAACGAACAGCAGCCGGTGCTCCCCGCTGTAGGGGATGAAGAACTCGGTTCCCAGGCCCGCCAGGGAGAGCCGACGGAGTTCGCCGGGGATACGGGCGAGGGACAGCGGCAGCCGTGCGGCCGCCGCCACCGGGTCGATGGACCCGGCGCGCGTCTTCGACCACCGGCTTTCCGGTGCCGGCGCCGTCTCGGTGGCGAACTCGATCCCCGCGGCGGCGAACGCCTCGGTCACCTGCCCGGCCTGGTGCAGACCGTCGATCCACTCGGAGCGGGCGGCGGGGTCGGCGGGTTCCGATCCGGGCATCTCCTCCAAGGGGCGCGGGGCGCCGTCGGGGTTCAGGAACGGGGCCCGGTGGGAGCTCCCGCCCCAGCGCTCGCGGGCCTCGTGGACATACCTGATGTCCCACAGGTGCCGGGAGGTCTCCCAGACGTGGGGTATGTGCCCCCAATGGCCGACGGAGGGCGAGACATTGAAGCGCAGGTACGGCAACAGTTTCCCCTGCGGGGTATAGGAGAGCCAGTGCTCGGGCACCGGCCCCTCCGCTCGCAGTCCGAGGACGGGTCCGCGGATCCAGGGGTGGTAGCGGGCCCCTACCCCGAGCGTCAGCCAGGGGTTGTCGGGGCCGCCGGGGCGGGAGAGCAGTGCGGGCTGTTCCGGCAGGAGGAGTCCCAGTCCTTTCCAGGAGCGGGGCATGTGCAGTTTCGCCAGGTCGGGGACGAGGTGGTGGAGGTCGTCGAGCAGCCGTTCGGTGAACTCCGTGCCGTGCTCGTTGCGGATCGCGTCCAGGTCGAGTTCGACGTCGATCCCGGCGGCCGCGCAGGCGCCGCGCCAGTCTCCGGCCAACCGCCGCTCGGTGGCGCGGTCGATCGCCTGGTGTGAGATCCCGTAGCGTCGGCCCTTGCGCAGCCCGGCCGCGCGCCACGGCTCGTGCGAGGCCGACGGGCGCCGGTGTTCGGACGAGGTCTTCACGGCCACCTCCTAGAAGGGCGGGGAGTCACTGAACTCGGAGCCGTCCACACCAACCGGCCGTCCCGGGAACGGCAGCTCGGCCACCGCTCCTGCGGCCAGGAGTGCGCGCCCCACTGCGGTGTTCTCGCCGTTGTCACCGCGCAACCGCCCGCTGACGAAGCGGAGAGCCGCACGGCCATCGAGGTCCTCGGCATTCACATCCGCGCCCGCCTCCAACAGGCGGGGCAGCAGTACTCTGTGGTCCAACAGGGAGAGGTAGTGCAGCAGGGTCTGGCCGCCCGCACTACGAATGTGGGGGTCACCTTCCTCATCGAGATAACGGAGTACGGCGTCGGTGTCTCCGTGCCTCACGTGCTCGAACAGGTTGTCGCGGCGTCGCCGCAGTTCTCGTGGCAGCCGTCCGGCTCCGGTCGCCCAGGTCTCCCGGACGGCGAAGCACCCGCTGCTGCGTCCACCGAGCACTTTCAAGGACGCCTCGCGGAGAATCTCCTCGTCGCTGTGCGGAATCCTGATTCCGGTGCGGGTGGGGGTGACTTCGTGCCATTCGCCCCGGCAGCGGATCCGGGCCGGAGCACGGTCGACGAAGACGGGTGCGGGGGGTTCGCCGGGCGCATGCCCGGGAGCGACTGCGGCTCGTACCAGGGGATGGAGTTCATCGGGGCTCATCCCGTCCCGGAGCACGTCGATGTCGGGCGGACGTGTCCAGCACACTTCGGGCATGGCGGTGATCTCCGACGTGTCAACGTCGAGATCGACGAAGCCCGCCCGCACGACGCCTCCGTCCATCGAGAACACCACCAGGAAGTCCTTGTCGTAGGGGATCTGGAAGCGGTCGCCGAGCCCGGCTGCGGTGAGCCGTCGGAGTTCGCCGGGGATGCGGGCGGGGGAGAAGGGCAGGTGCGCCGCGGCCTCCATCGGTACCGGGCCGGCGTCGAACCGGATCCCTGCGGCGGCGAACGCCTCGACCACCTGCCCGGCCTGGTGCAGGCCGTCGATCCACTCGGCGCGGGCGACCGGGTCTCCGGCCCCGGGATCTTCAGTCGGCAACTCCTCCAGGGCGCGCGGTCCACCGGCGGGGTTCAGGAAGGGGATGCGGCGGGCGTCGCCGCCCCAGCGCTCGCGTGCCTCATGGACGTGCCTGATGTCCCACAGGTGCCGGGACGTCTCCCATACGTGAGGAACACCTTCCCAGTGCGCGGTCGTGGACGACAGGTTGTAGCGGTGGAGTGCAGGATATTCATACCTGCCGGCTTCCAGATAGTGCCCGGGATGGGTCTCGGCCGGCTCAACCGTCAGGGCGGGTCTGCGGCTCCTGCGTGCGTACCAGGGCTCGACCTTGAGCGTCAGCCAGGGGCCGTTGGGGCCGCCGGGGCGGGAGAGCAGTGCGGGCTGCTCCGGCAGGAGGAGTCCCAGTCCTTTCCAGGAGCGGGGCATGTGCAGTTTCGCCAGGTCGGGGACCAGGTGGTGAAGGTCGTCCAGCAGCCGTTCGGTGAACTCCGTGCCGTACTCGTTGCGTACCGCGTCCAGGTCGAGTTCGACGTCGACTCCGGCGGCCGCGCAGGCACCGCGCCAGTCTCCGGCCAGGCGGCGTTCGGTGGCGCGGTCGATCGCCTGGTGTGAGATCCCGTAGCGTCGGCCCTTGCGCAGCCCGGCCGCGCGCCACGGCTCGTGCGAGGCCGACGGGCGCCGGTGTTCGGACGAGGTCTTCACGGCCACCTCTTAGAAGGGCGGATCATCACTGGATCCCGCCGAAGCACGGAGGAGCCATGCCTGGAACTCCTCCGGGTCCTTCGCCACTGCACCGGCGGCCACGAGTGTTTTCCTCGCGACGGTGTCCTCTCGAAGACCACCGGCGACCTGATCGAATACATCGAGAGGCGTACGACCGTCGCGATCCTCGGCGTTCACATCCGCCCCTGCCTCCAACAAGCGCGGCAGCAGTACCTCATGGTTCAGAAAGGCGAGATGGTGCAGTAGCGCCCGGCCCTTCCCATCACGGATGTCGGGGTCGCCTCCCCTGTCGAGGTAGTGAAGCACAGCGTGGGTATCCCTCTGCCTCACCCACCCGAACAGGTCGTCGCGCCGTTTCCGCAGGGCCTGGGGCAACCGTCCTTCGCCGGTGGACCAGGCTTCCCGGACGGCGAAGCAGCCGGTGCTGTTGCCGCCGAGTGCCCGTAGGGACGCTTCGCGGTTCGTCTCCTCGTCGTCGTGCGGGATCCGCAGCCCGACGCGTGACGGGATGACCTCGTGCCATTCGCCCCGGCAGCGCACTCGGACCGGGGAACGGTCGGCGAAGGCGGGTTCCGGCGGTGCGCCGGGGACGTGGTCCGGAGCGATCGCCTCGCGGACCAGGGGGTGGAGTTCGTCGGGTGGCATCCCGTCGCGCAGCACGTCGACGTCCGGCGGCCGCGCCCAGCACACCTCGGACAAGGCCGGTATCCCCGACGCCGTGTCGAGGTCGAATTCGGCGAACTCCACTCGCACGGTGTCCTTCTCCAGGGCAAGGAGGACCGTGGTGAGCTTGTCGTAGGGGATCTGGAAGCGGTCGCCGAGCCCGGCTGCGGTGAGCCGTCGGAGTTCGCCGGGGATACGGGCGGGGGAGAAGGGCAGCCGTGCGGCGACCTCCACCGATACCGGACCGGGGTCGAACCCGATCCCCGCGGCGGCGAACGCCTCGACCACCTGCCCGGCCTGGTGCAGGCCGTCGATCCACTCGGTCCGGGAGGGCCGATCACCGAGTCCGGGATCCTCGACGGGCAGTTCATCCGGGGCGCGTGGGGTACCGTCCGGGTTCAGGAACGGAACACGCTGGGCGTCGCCGCCCCAGCGCTCACGCATCTCGTGGACGTGCCGGGCGTCCCACAGATGCCGGGAGGTCTCCCAGACATGGGGGAGTCCCGCCCAGTGCGCGGTGAAGGACGAGATTTTCCAACGGTCCAGGGCCGGTTGTTCCCGCATCGGATGATGAGGGTTGTAGTCGGGCACGGCGCCCATCCGTCCCACCTTGAGGACGGGTCCGCGGATCCAGGGGTGGTAGCGGGCCCCTACCCCGAGCGTCAGCCAGGGGTTGTCGGGGCCGCCGGGGCGGGAGAGCAGTGCGGGCTGCTCTGGCAGGAGGAGTCCCAGTCCTTTCCAGGAGCGGGGCATGTGCAGTTTCGCCAGGTCGGGGACGAGGTGGTGGAGGTCGTCGAGCAGCCGTTCGGTGAACTCTATGCCGTGCTCGTTGCGGATCGCGTCCAGGTCGAGTTCGACGTCGATCCCGGCGGCCGCGCAGGCGCCGCGCCAGTCTCCGGCCAACCGCCGCTCGGTGGCGCGGTCGATCGCCTGGTGTGAGATCCCGTAGCGTCGGCCCTTGCGCAGCCCGGCCGCGCGCCACGGCTCGTGCGAGGCCGACGGGCGCCGGCGCCCGTCGGCCCCGCTCACCCCTCCTCCAGCAGGCTCTCCCAGTCCTGCCCCGCGATGCCCCTCTCCTCGGAGTCCTCGCCGGAGCGCTGGTCGATCACATCCACCAGGTCGTCGCCGTTCCCGATGTCCTCGGTCCGCGCGCCCGCCTCCACCAGGGCGAGCGCGAGTTCGGCGGTCCCGCTGCCGGCCACCGCGTAGAACAGCGGCGTGCGCTCCTCCGGGTCGGCGGCGTCCAGGTCCGCGCCCGCCTTGAGCAGGCGCGGCAGCACCGCCTCGTGGTCGACCATGGAGAGGTGGTGCAGCAGGGTCCTCCCGTTGCGGTCGCGCAGGTTCGGGTCGCCGCCCGCGTCCAGGTACCGCAGGACCGCGTCGGTGTCGCCGTGCCGGGCCCGCTCGAACAGCTCGTCGCGGGGCTCCCGCAGCCTGCGGGGCAGCCGCCCCTGCCCGGTGCTCCACGCGTCGCGCGCGGCGAAGCAGCCGCCGCTCGCGCCGCCCAGCGCCCGCAGCGCCGTCTCGCGCTCCAGCTCCTCCGCGGTGTGCGGGATGTCCAGGCCGTCGCCGGCGGGGGTCACCGTGTGCCACTCCCCGTCGCGGCAGCGCACCCGGACGGGGCCGAACCCCTCGGGATCGAACCCCGCAGGCCCGGGCCGCCGGTCGGCGGGCGGACGCGCCGGGGCGAGGGCCTCGCGGACCAGCGGGTGCAGCTCCTCGGGGGACATGCCGTCGCGGAGCACGTCGACGTCCGGCGGCCGGGTCCAGCACACCTCCGGGAGCACCGGGGGCTCGTCGTCCTCCCAGAGCAGGTACTCCTCGATCCCCAGCCGCGGGGCGTCCCCCTCCAGGTTCAGGATCACCGACTCGTGGATGGTGAGCGGGATCCGGAACCGCGTGCCGAACCCGGCGTCGGCCAGCCTGCGCGCCTCGCCGAGCAGCCGCGCCGGGGAGAACGGCAGCTGCGCCGCCACCTCCACGGGGTCGGCCGGGTCGCCCCAGTCCAGTTCCGCCGGGGCGGTGTCGAGGACGATCCCCGCGGCCGCGAAGGCCGCGACCGCCTCCCCCGCCTGGTGCAGGCCGTCGATCCACTCGGTCCGGGCCGCGGGGTCGCCGGGCCCGGGGTCCCCCGTCGGGAGCTCCCCGGCGGCGCGGAGCGTCCCGTCGGCGTTCAGGAACGGCGCGCGGTCGGGTCCCCCGCCCCAGCGCTCACGCATCTCGTGGACGTGCCGGGAGTCCCACAGGTGCCGGGAGATCTCCCACACGTGGGCGGCGCCCGACCAGTGCGCCGCGTAGGGGACCCGGTTGGAGCGCGGCAGGAACCCCCGCAGGAACACCTCCTCCACCGCCAGCACCAACCGCTGGTCCCCGTGGATCTTCCAGCCCCGCGGCCGCAGCGTCAGCCACGGCCCCTCGTCCCCGCCCGGGCGCGACAGCAGGACGGCCTGCTTGGGGACCAGCGTGCCCGACCCGCTCCAGAACCGGGGCATGTGCAGCCGCGCCAGGTCCGGGACCAGGTGGTGCAGGTCGTCCAGCAGCCGGTCGGCGAACTCGGAGCCGTGCTGGTCGCGCAGGTCGTCGATCTCGACGTCGAGGAGGGTCTCCACCCCCGCGGCCTCGCAGGCGCCCTCCCAGTCCCCGGCCAGGCGCCGCTCGGTGGCGCGGTCGATCATTTCGCGCGAGATCCCGTAGCGCCGGCCCTTGCGCAGCCCCGCCGCCCGCATCGGCCGGTGGGACACCGAGCGGGAGAGGTCCGAAGGCGTCACCGGTACAGGCTCGCGATCGCGCGCATGTCCTCGTGCACCCGGCGGGCCGGGCGCAGGTGCCCGGCGATCGTCCGCTTGGTGCGGCGCGGCAGGCCCGGACCGAGCCCCGCGTACTCCATGCGGCCGCTGCGGGCCACCGCCTCCGACAGCGCACGCGCGGCCGGGTAGCCGAACCCGGTGTGGCGCACCTCCAGGCGGCGCAGCGGGCTGGCGGGGATCGCCTCGGCCAGCGCCGTCACACCCGCGTCGCCCAGCTCGTTGGACGGCGCGCCCAGCGCCCGCTGCGAGGGCGGGCGGCCCAGGTCGAGCGCTTCGATGCCGCCCAGCGCCTCGGCCAGGGCGATCGCGCCGTCGGCGCCGATGCCGTTGCCGCCCAGGCCCAGGGTGACCGGCCGGTCCAGCCCGGCGACGGCGGCGGCGATGGTCCGCGCGCCCGCGTCGCCCAGGTGGTTGGCGGGCGCGTACAGCTCCCGCACCCCGGCCTCGCACAGGAACGCGGCCAGCAGGTCCGCGGTGTCCGGGCCCAGCCCGTTGCCGCCCAGGAACAGCCGCTCCAGCGGGGCCTCCCGCCCGGCCAGCGCGTCCAGGAGGGCGCGCAGACCGTCGGCGGTGACCCCGGTGTTCACCAGGTCCAGGGAGCGCAGGCGGCCGTTGGCGGCCAGGGCCCCGGCGACCGCCCGGGCACCTTCGTCGCCCACGGGGTTGCGCTTGAGCCACAGGGCCCGCACGGTGTCGTCCCCGGCGAGCCGGTCGGCCAGGGCGGCGGCGCCGTCCGCGCCGATCCGGTTGCAGCCCAGGTAGAGGGTCTGGAGCCCGTGCCCGTCGGCGAGGGAGCCGGCCAGCACGCGGGCACCCTCGGAGCCGATGGCGTTGGTGCCCAGCAGCAGGTGGGCGGCGTGCGGGGAGGCCGCGGCCGCGGGGATCACCCGCCGCGCCCCGGCCAGGCCCAGGCCCTGCTTGCACAGGTCCACCCGGCCGTCGGGGCGCAGGGTCCCCAGCGGGAAGGTCTCGTCGGCCGTCACGGGGGCCGGGTCGGCCAGCCGGGCCAGCAGCGGCTCCAGGCCGGCGGGGTCCGCCAGAGGCAGGTCGGGGTGCTCGATGGCGGGGCAGCGTACGGGCGTCTTGTCGGTCATCACCATTCCACCGCTCGATCGTGATCGGGCCGGTGGACGGAGCCGACCGGGGCCCCTGCGTGCAAAAGAAGAAGCGGCAGGACCGGTCGGATTCGAACCGACGTCCTCCAACTCGCTGTCCGGCGCGACGACCTCTGCGCTACGGCCCTGCCGAGCAGGCAGTCTAACCACAAATACCGACGTTTCCGGCGCTCTCCCCCTGGTTTTCGGCGTTGCCGCAGGTGGGGGGCGGAGAAAAGGATCGGGGTGACGGGGGCGGCCGGATTCGAACCGGCGTCCTCCCCCATGACGTGTAGGCGCGACGACCTCTGCGCTACACCCCCGCCACGCGACGAGCGTAGCGGTTGCGCGGGCAGCGGTCCGGGCCGTGGGCGGCGCGGAATGGAACCGACCGGATTCGAACCGGCGTCCTCCCCCATTGAAGAGTGGGCGCGACGACCTCTGCGCTACGGTCCCACCGCTGCGGGGAAAGATAGCGCACCGGCGCCGCGGAGGGAAAGGGCGGGGCCGGCCGGATTCGAACCGGCGTCCTTTCGGTGTGCAGCCGAACGCGACGACCTCTGCGCTACGGCCCCGCCGCGGGGCACACGCTAGCGCACGGACCCGGGGGCCCGCGGCGCCCGCCCGAGGCCCGGAAGGCGCAGGCCCCCGGCCGGGACCGGTCAGCCGGCCGCCGCCGGCGCGGGCAGCGGGAGCGCGCCCGAGTCCAGGGCGTGGATGACCCCCGCCGCCCCGCCCCGGGCCGCGGCGCTCAGCCCCAGCGCCGACGGCTCCACCCGGCATCCGCCCGCGTCCGGGGCGAACACCCCGGCCGCCAGGGCGCTCCGGCAGGGCGGCAGCAGCCAGGGGCCCATCGGCACGAAGTACCCGCCCAGCAGCACCAGCCCCGGGTCCACCAGGTTGACCAGCGCCGCCAGCCCCCGGCCCAGCATGCCTCCCGCCCGCTCCAGTGCCGCCACCGCCACCGCGTCGCCCGCCGCCGCCCGGCCCACCGCCGTGTCCACCAGGACCGCCACGTCCGCGCCGGACAGCGGCCCGCCCGGGGCCAGGTCGGGGAGCGCGTCGCGCAGGATCGCGCCGATGCCCGCCACCGCCTCCAGGCAGCCGCGCCGCCCGCACGAGCATTCCGGCCCGCCCGGGTCCAGCGCCAGGTGGCCCAGCTCCCCGGCGAACCCGCCCGCGCCGCGCAGCAGGGCGCCGTCGGTGAGCACCCCCGCGCCGATCCCGACCTCCCCGGTGACGTAGACCAGGTCCGGGGTCCCGGCGAAGGAGCCCACCCGGTACTCGGCCACGGCCCCCAGGTTGGCGTCGTTGTCCACGCGCACCGGGAAGCCCAGCGCGTCCGCGCGCGCCCCCAGCGGGAAGTCCGCCCAGCCCAGGTTGGGGGCCCGGCGCACCGTCCCGGACGGGGCGTCCACCAGGCCCGGCACCGCGATCCCGGCGCCCACCACGGTCCTTCCGCGCACCGCCGGGTCGTCGGCGGCCTCGCGCAGCGCCGCCACGATCCGGCGGGCGCTCTCGTCGGGCCCCGCCTCCCGCGCGTCGAAGGGCGTGTGCCGGGCGGTCAGCTCCCGCTGCACCAGGTCCACCGCCACCACCGACAGGTAGTCGACGTTGACCTCCAGGCCCAGCGCCGCCACCGACGTGTCGTCCAGGTCCAGCAGCACCCCGGGGCGGCCCACGCCGCTCTGCGCGGTCCGGCCGGTCTCCCGGACCAGGCCGCGCGCCATCAGGTCGGCGACCAGGCTGGACACCGTCGTCTTGTTGAGGCCGGTGGCCGCCGCCACCGCCGCCCGCGAACACGGCGCGGACTCGCGGATGGTGCGCAGCACCACCCCCAGGTTGGCCTCACGGACCGTGCGCAGGCCCACCGTTCCCGAACCCATCGCCACGGGGACCTCCCTCGTCAACCCACCGCCGTGTCCGGATCGTACCGGGCGGGCCGAAAACGGGTTGCCGGACGGCCCCGACCGGTGGTGGGATGCGGGCCATGGTCCCCGCAGACGTCTTCCGCGACCAGCCGGTCCTCACCGGTGACCTGGTCGAACTCCGCCCGCTCGACGCCGAGACCGGCGCCCCGCTCGTCGGGGCCCTCGTCGACATGGACCCGGAGGTGCGCCGCCTCACCGGAACCCACCGGCGGTTCACACGGGAGGCGGTCCAGGAGTGGAACCGGACCCGCCCGGACCACCACGACCGCGCCGACTGGGTGATCGTCGAACGCGCCGGGGGCACGACCGTCGGCGACTGCGCGCTCACCGAACTGGACCCCGACAACGCCTCCGCGGGCTACCGGATCGCGCTGACCTCCACCGCCCACGCCGGGAAGGGGTACGGGACCGCCGCCACGGACCTGGTCCTGGAGTACGCGTTCACGGTGGCGGGCCTGCACCGGGTGGCGCTGGAGGTGTTCGACTTCAACCCGCGGGCGCGGCGCTCCTACGAGAAGTCGGGGTTCGTCCGCGAGGGCGTGTGGCGCCAGGCCCTGCACTGGGACGGCGAGTGGCACGACGCCGTCCTGATGTCGGTGCTCGCCCACGAGTACGCGGCCCTACGCGCCGCGGGGGACACCGGGGCCGGGGACGGCTAGCCTCGGGGTATGCCCGTTCCCGAGTTCCTGCGCGAGCTGCGCGATCAGATCGGCCCGGCCCTGGTCCCCCTGGTGGGGGTCACCGCCGTGGTCCTGGACGAGGACGACCGTGTGCTGCTGCACCGGCGCGCCGACGACGGCCGCTGGGCGACCCCCGGCGGCATCCTCGAACCGGGGGAGCAGCCCGCCGTCGCCGTGGTGCGGGAGGTCGAGGAGGAGACCGGCCTGGTGGTGGAGGTCGAGCGGCTGGTCAGCGTGCTCGGCCAGGACCCCTACGTCTACCCCAACGGCGACCGGGTCCAGTTCCTGGACCTGGCGTTCCGCTGCCGCCCGGTCGGCGGCGCCCTCGACGCCGGCGGCGACGAGACCCTGGAGGTGGGCTGGTTCGCCCCCGGCGGGCTGCCCGCCATGTCGGAGCGCATCCTCGACCGCATCGCCTACGCCCGGGAGGCCCGCCCCGAGCCCTTCTACGTCCGCTGACCGCCGGTCCGCGCGGGCGGGTCAGAGGAAGACGCGGCCGCGGCGGCCGCGGTCGCGCAGGGCCGCCATGCGGCGGACGTTGCCCGGCCGGCGCGACAGCAGGTGGTAGAGCAGCAGCGTGCACCCCCGGTCGGTGCGCGCCCGGTCGGCCATCTCGCCCATGTTGACCCGCGGGTACAGCCGCACCCCGCCCGCGTGCACCCGCACGGTGTGCGCGCCCTCCGGGAAGTGGGCGTAGGCGTGGTTGTCCGCCGTGTACTCCGAGCAGCGCGCCAGCGCCGCCCCCAGCAGCGGAACCGGTTCCGCGCCCAGCACCGCGAGCCGCCGCCAGAACCCGGTGTGCCCCGCCACCACGTGCCCGAGCTGGTGGGCCACCGTGAACGCCAGCGCGTCCGGGTCGCCGACCCGCCCGTCGTCGTCGAACAGCTCGCCCGACAGCACCAGGTAGCGGCGCAGCCCGTGCGCCCCCGCGTCGGCCCGGCCGCCGTCCACCCGCACGTACGCCTCGGGGGTGCGCACCCCCATCGCCGCCGACAGCGTCGCGACCACCCGGTACGCCTCGGGGAACTGGGTGGGGGAGATCTTCACCGACTCCGCCCGGTGCCGCGCGTACCGCAGCCCCCGGACCAGCCAGCAGCCGGCCGGGACGGCCGCCAGCGCCAGGACCGGCGCCTGCCAGGTGCCGGTCAGCACGGCCAGCAGGTGCGCGCCCAGGCCCAGCAGCAGCACGTTCGCGACCGCGCACACGACGAACAGCGGGGCCTCCCACGGGTGGGCGGGCGCCGGGACGATCTCCTCGCCGTCGCCCAGCTCGTAGGGCCCGCGGCCGCCCGGTCGGACGGACCGGCAGTAGGGCGCGGCCGGGTACCGGGTCTCCGGGACGTATCCGCAGCCACCCGCCCCGTGCACCGAACACCCCTTGAAGCGGCCCTGCGCGGGCGCGGGATGGAACATGGAGGCCTCCCCTCGGGCGCGGGAATCGTGGACAGGGATGATCACTCCCTGTGTCCAAATATTACTTTCCGCTTCCTCTGGGATGGGCTTAGAGCCCGACGGCGTGTCAACGACGGTTAACGGACACCTTCCCCCGGTCCGCACCGCCGTCCGGAACCCCTTCGAGGCCCCTCCGCCGGGCCCTCAGCGCTGCTCGTACCGGCGCAGCTCCTCGGCGAGCACGTCCAGGAACCGGTCCACCTGCGCCGGGT is a window of Nocardiopsis changdeensis DNA encoding:
- a CDS encoding ankyrin repeat domain-containing protein → MKTSSEHRRPSASHEPWRAAGLRKGRRYGISHQAIDRATERRLAGDWRGACAAAGVDVELDLDAVRNEYGTEFTERLLDDLHHLVPDLAKLHMPRSWKGLGLLLPEQPALLSRPGGPNGPWLTLKVEPWYARRSRRPALTVEPAETHPGHYLEAGRYEYPALHRYNLSSTTAHWEGVPHVWETSRHLWDIRHVHEARERWGGDARRIPFLNPAGGPRALEELPTEDPGAGDPVARAEWIDGLHQAGQVVEAFAAAGIRFDAGPVPMEAAAHLPFSPARIPGELRRLTAAGLGDRFQIPYDKDFLVVFSMDGGVVRAGFVDLDVDTSEITAMPEVCWTRPPDIDVLRDGMSPDELHPLVRAAVAPGHAPGEPPAPVFVDRAPARIRCRGEWHEVTPTRTGIRIPHSDEEILREASLKVLGGRSSGCFAVRETWATGAGRLPRELRRRRDNLFEHVRHGDTDAVLRYLDEEGDPHIRSAGGQTLLHYLSLLDHRVLLPRLLEAGADVNAEDLDGRAALRFVSGRLRGDNGENTAVGRALLAAGAVAELPFPGRPVGVDGSEFSDSPPF
- a CDS encoding ankyrin repeat domain-containing protein, with translation MSGADGRRRPSASHEPWRAAGLRKGRRYGISHQAIDRATERRLAGDWRGACAAAGIDVELDLDAIRNEHGIEFTERLLDDLHHLVPDLAKLHMPRSWKGLGLLLPEQPALLSRPGGPDNPWLTLGVGARYHPWIRGPVLKVGRMGAVPDYNPHHPMREQPALDRWKISSFTAHWAGLPHVWETSRHLWDARHVHEMRERWGGDAQRVPFLNPDGTPRAPDELPVEDPGLGDRPSRTEWIDGLHQAGQVVEAFAAAGIGFDPGPVSVEVAARLPFSPARIPGELRRLTAAGLGDRFQIPYDKLTTVLLALEKDTVRVEFAEFDLDTASGIPALSEVCWARPPDVDVLRDGMPPDELHPLVREAIAPDHVPGAPPEPAFADRSPVRVRCRGEWHEVIPSRVGLRIPHDDEETNREASLRALGGNSTGCFAVREAWSTGEGRLPQALRKRRDDLFGWVRQRDTHAVLHYLDRGGDPDIRDGKGRALLHHLAFLNHEVLLPRLLEAGADVNAEDRDGRTPLDVFDQVAGGLREDTVARKTLVAAGAVAKDPEEFQAWLLRASAGSSDDPPF
- a CDS encoding ankyrin repeat domain-containing protein yields the protein MTPSDLSRSVSHRPMRAAGLRKGRRYGISREMIDRATERRLAGDWEGACEAAGVETLLDVEIDDLRDQHGSEFADRLLDDLHHLVPDLARLHMPRFWSGSGTLVPKQAVLLSRPGGDEGPWLTLRPRGWKIHGDQRLVLAVEEVFLRGFLPRSNRVPYAAHWSGAAHVWEISRHLWDSRHVHEMRERWGGGPDRAPFLNADGTLRAAGELPTGDPGPGDPAARTEWIDGLHQAGEAVAAFAAAGIVLDTAPAELDWGDPADPVEVAAQLPFSPARLLGEARRLADAGFGTRFRIPLTIHESVILNLEGDAPRLGIEEYLLWEDDEPPVLPEVCWTRPPDVDVLRDGMSPEELHPLVREALAPARPPADRRPGPAGFDPEGFGPVRVRCRDGEWHTVTPAGDGLDIPHTAEELERETALRALGGASGGCFAARDAWSTGQGRLPRRLREPRDELFERARHGDTDAVLRYLDAGGDPNLRDRNGRTLLHHLSMVDHEAVLPRLLKAGADLDAADPEERTPLFYAVAGSGTAELALALVEAGARTEDIGNGDDLVDVIDQRSGEDSEERGIAGQDWESLLEEG
- a CDS encoding gala protein; amino-acid sequence: MTDKTPVRCPAIEHPDLPLADPAGLEPLLARLADPAPVTADETFPLGTLRPDGRVDLCKQGLGLAGARRVIPAAAASPHAAHLLLGTNAIGSEGARVLAGSLADGHGLQTLYLGCNRIGADGAAALADRLAGDDTVRALWLKRNPVGDEGARAVAGALAANGRLRSLDLVNTGVTADGLRALLDALAGREAPLERLFLGGNGLGPDTADLLAAFLCEAGVRELYAPANHLGDAGARTIAAAVAGLDRPVTLGLGGNGIGADGAIALAEALGGIEALDLGRPPSQRALGAPSNELGDAGVTALAEAIPASPLRRLEVRHTGFGYPAARALSEAVARSGRMEYAGLGPGLPRRTKRTIAGHLRPARRVHEDMRAIASLYR
- a CDS encoding ROK family transcriptional regulator, with product MAMGSGTVGLRTVREANLGVVLRTIRESAPCSRAAVAAATGLNKTTVSSLVADLMARGLVRETGRTAQSGVGRPGVLLDLDDTSVAALGLEVNVDYLSVVAVDLVQRELTARHTPFDAREAGPDESARRIVAALREAADDPAVRGRTVVGAGIAVPGLVDAPSGTVRRAPNLGWADFPLGARADALGFPVRVDNDANLGAVAEYRVGSFAGTPDLVYVTGEVGIGAGVLTDGALLRGAGGFAGELGHLALDPGGPECSCGRRGCLEAVAGIGAILRDALPDLAPGGPLSGADVAVLVDTAVGRAAAGDAVAVAALERAGGMLGRGLAALVNLVDPGLVLLGGYFVPMGPWLLPPCRSALAAGVFAPDAGGCRVEPSALGLSAAARGGAAGVIHALDSGALPLPAPAAAG